The Bacteroidota bacterium genome has a window encoding:
- the gap gene encoding type I glyceraldehyde-3-phosphate dehydrogenase, which yields MSSIKVAINGFGRIGRITFRQMIKNKKIDVIAVNDLTDARTLAHLLNYDSVQGKFKGTINVKDNYLIVNGRKILALSEQDPEKLPWRETDIDIVIESTGEFTTKKDALKHIRAGAKKVIISAPAKGPADDVKYLVLGINDHILSKEDIIISNSSCTTNCVAPLIQILDENWGVDEGFITTVHSYTRDQNLIDGLHKDLRRGRAAAISIVPTTTGAAKASTRIFPHLEGNLGGAGIRVPVPDGSLTDFTCTVRKGTSIKEINLAFKKAAKGRFLKILQYTEDPIVSVDVIGNTHSAIFDAGLTAVLGDRHDLVKVVAWYDNETGYAARLVELVEKWANLK from the coding sequence ATGTCAAGTATTAAGGTCGCTATCAATGGATTTGGTCGTATTGGAAGGATAACATTCCGGCAAATGATCAAAAATAAAAAAATTGATGTTATTGCTGTCAATGACCTGACAGATGCCAGGACACTTGCACACCTGCTCAATTATGATTCTGTTCAGGGTAAATTCAAGGGAACTATCAATGTAAAGGATAATTACCTGATTGTCAATGGAAGGAAAATACTGGCATTATCTGAACAAGATCCTGAAAAGCTTCCCTGGAGGGAGACCGATATCGACATCGTAATTGAATCTACAGGGGAATTCACAACAAAGAAAGATGCATTAAAACATATACGGGCAGGTGCAAAGAAAGTCATCATTTCGGCTCCTGCCAAAGGCCCCGCTGATGATGTCAAATACCTGGTTCTCGGCATCAATGATCATATTCTCAGTAAAGAGGACATCATCATTTCCAATTCTTCCTGTACAACAAATTGCGTGGCACCTCTTATACAGATTCTTGATGAGAACTGGGGCGTTGATGAGGGCTTTATAACGACTGTGCATTCTTATACAAGGGATCAGAATCTTATAGATGGCCTACATAAAGATCTGCGCCGGGGTAGGGCTGCTGCTATCTCGATCGTCCCAACCACTACAGGTGCAGCCAAAGCATCAACGCGGATATTCCCTCATCTGGAAGGTAATCTGGGAGGAGCAGGTATTCGTGTTCCGGTTCCTGACGGATCGCTGACAGATTTTACATGTACCGTTAGGAAGGGAACCTCCATTAAAGAGATTAATCTCGCTTTTAAGAAAGCTGCTAAAGGTCGGTTTCTTAAAATACTTCAATATACTGAGGATCCCATCGTATCGGTTGATGTCATCGGTAACACCCACTCAGCAATCTTTGACGCTGGTTTGACTGCCGTTCTTGGGGATAGGCATGATCTGGTGAAAGTAGTAGCATGGTATGATAATGAAACCGGCTATGCAGCAAGGCTTGTCGAACTCGTTGAAAAATGGGCAAACTTAAAATGA
- a CDS encoding dipeptidase → MESIKQYIEENKQRFLDELFDLIRIPSISSISEHKPDMMKAAIYWQKALLQAGADKAEVFETEGNPITFAEKIIDPLLPTVLVYGHMDVMPVDPLDQWKSKPFEPEIRDGKIYARGADDDKGQAYIHAKAFEFMTRTYSLPCNVKFMIEGEEEVGSTSLGKFCEMYKEMLKADFILISDTGMIDKDTPSVTIGLRGLCYMEVEVIGPNRDLHSGLYGGAVANPVNVLAKMIASLTDEKNRIAIPGFYDDVVEIRPEERNAMAKAPFNLQNFKKTLDIAQEMGEDGFTTIERTGIRPSLDVNGIWGGYTGEGAKTVLPSKASAKISMRLVPNQDHKKIAAIFKKHFRSIAPDYVKVNIKYLHGGKPYVSPMDMTAYKAAEKAYLKVYRIDPVPFRSGGSIPIISSFESILGIKSILMGFGLESDATHSPNENFSLEQFFKGIETIYYFYQYYGEMIKKGEKPR, encoded by the coding sequence ATGGAATCAATAAAACAGTATATTGAAGAAAATAAGCAACGTTTTCTGGATGAATTATTTGATCTGATAAGAATTCCCTCCATCAGTTCAATTTCAGAGCACAAACCCGATATGATGAAAGCAGCCATTTACTGGCAAAAAGCTTTACTACAGGCAGGCGCTGATAAAGCTGAGGTTTTTGAGACAGAAGGCAATCCAATCACTTTTGCTGAAAAAATCATTGATCCATTATTGCCAACAGTGCTTGTCTATGGCCATATGGATGTCATGCCAGTGGATCCTTTGGACCAGTGGAAGTCCAAACCATTTGAACCAGAAATCAGGGATGGGAAAATTTATGCCAGGGGAGCAGATGACGATAAAGGGCAGGCATATATCCATGCAAAAGCATTTGAATTCATGACGAGGACCTATTCATTACCCTGTAATGTAAAATTTATGATCGAAGGAGAAGAGGAAGTCGGTTCGACAAGTTTAGGTAAGTTTTGCGAGATGTATAAAGAGATGCTCAAAGCAGATTTCATCCTCATTTCAGATACCGGCATGATCGATAAAGATACGCCGTCAGTTACCATCGGATTAAGAGGCTTATGCTACATGGAGGTTGAAGTGATTGGTCCGAACAGGGATCTTCATTCCGGGTTATATGGAGGTGCTGTTGCGAATCCAGTTAATGTACTGGCAAAGATGATTGCATCCTTGACAGACGAAAAGAACAGAATCGCAATTCCAGGGTTTTATGACGACGTGGTTGAGATTAGACCGGAGGAAAGAAATGCTATGGCTAAAGCCCCTTTTAACCTGCAGAACTTTAAAAAAACATTAGATATTGCACAGGAAATGGGGGAAGATGGGTTTACTACAATTGAAAGGACTGGTATACGTCCTTCTCTGGATGTAAATGGTATCTGGGGAGGATATACCGGCGAGGGGGCTAAGACTGTCCTTCCCTCCAAAGCCTCCGCCAAGATTTCAATGCGCCTTGTACCTAATCAGGATCATAAAAAAATCGCAGCGATTTTTAAAAAACATTTCAGGTCGATTGCACCCGATTATGTTAAGGTAAATATCAAATATCTGCACGGTGGAAAACCATATGTATCTCCAATGGATATGACTGCTTATAAAGCGGCTGAAAAAGCTTATCTCAAAGTTTATCGAATAGATCCGGTACCCTTCAGAAGCGGCGGAAGTATTCCTATTATTTCGTCCTTCGAATCCATTCTCGGCATCAAATCTATATTGATGGGATTTGGTCTGGAATCGGATGCCACTCACTCACCTAATGAAAACTTCTCTTTAGAGCAGTTCTTTAAAGGAATTGAAACAATCTATTATTTCTACCAGTATTATGGGGAAATGATTAAAAAGGGAGAGAAGCCTAGATAG
- a CDS encoding thioredoxin family protein, whose protein sequence is MTVLFRYWLHIWRPILFKFFLLASLAGSSQVLQPVKWSFSTKNLGNQEVELVFLATIDSNWHLYSQYIDSAPPATTFTFEENPGIMRVGKVMESNALEEYDSSFKMVLKYFTEKAIFTQKIKLLVDKPLTVKGYIDFMSCDNTKCIPPADEEFEFIFDHAIKTGVTTTEKADGSQLPIAQVNTLTLADDSDTLITQQTAKRESTTLKADNIEDSHNIRMKRSLWGFFILSILAGLAAIITPCVFPMIPMTVTFFMHDNEKKKKAKFQAIIYGLSIIAIYTIIGTLVAVTLGANFANFLSTHWLPNILFFLIFMVFAASFLGAFEMTLPSWLINKADKQADKGGITAPFFMAFTLALVSFSCTGPLVGAILVESAGGQILKPIIGMLGFSLAFALPFTIFAFFPSWLGSLPKSGGWLNSVKVVLGFIELALGLKFLSIADQTYHWGILDREVYLALWIVIFTLMGFYLLGKLKFAHDSDVQHISVTRAILAIFTFSFVVYMIPGMIGAPLKKLSGYMPPQTTLDFDLNKIIRDNIKLSGGINEVSNSEICDKPKYSDILDLPHGLEGYFDYEQGLTCAKQQNKPVFIDFTGHGCVNCREMEANVWSDPKVLKRLKENYIVIALYVDDKTKIPESEWITSTYDGKVKNSVGKKYADFQITRFNVNAQPYYVLLDHKGELLTDPRAYNLNVEAFVDFLDKGIAEFKRRNGSK, encoded by the coding sequence ATGACTGTATTATTTCGATATTGGCTCCACATCTGGCGTCCGATACTATTCAAGTTTTTTTTACTGGCATCGCTTGCCGGATCATCTCAGGTGCTTCAACCGGTAAAGTGGAGCTTTAGCACTAAGAATCTTGGAAATCAAGAGGTTGAACTTGTTTTTTTGGCTACTATCGATTCCAACTGGCATCTTTATTCACAGTATATTGATTCAGCGCCTCCGGCGACTACCTTCACATTTGAAGAAAATCCCGGAATCATGAGAGTTGGTAAAGTCATGGAATCCAATGCGCTTGAAGAATATGACTCGAGTTTCAAGATGGTGCTCAAGTACTTTACAGAAAAGGCCATTTTCACCCAGAAAATAAAATTGCTTGTTGATAAGCCTCTGACAGTCAAAGGCTATATAGATTTCATGTCTTGTGATAACACTAAGTGTATACCACCGGCTGACGAAGAATTTGAGTTCATTTTTGATCATGCTATAAAGACAGGAGTTACCACGACAGAAAAAGCTGATGGATCTCAACTCCCCATCGCTCAAGTGAATACTCTCACCCTGGCTGATGATTCAGATACACTTATTACTCAACAGACAGCTAAAAGAGAATCTACCACCTTAAAGGCAGATAATATTGAGGATTCTCATAATATCAGGATGAAAAGATCACTTTGGGGATTTTTCATTTTATCCATCTTAGCTGGTCTGGCTGCTATTATCACGCCATGTGTCTTCCCGATGATCCCCATGACGGTAACATTTTTCATGCATGATAATGAAAAAAAGAAGAAAGCGAAATTCCAGGCGATCATTTACGGATTATCTATAATTGCCATCTATACAATTATCGGAACTCTGGTAGCTGTGACTTTAGGAGCTAATTTTGCCAATTTCCTTAGTACACACTGGCTGCCGAATATTTTGTTTTTCCTGATTTTCATGGTCTTCGCTGCATCGTTTCTTGGTGCTTTTGAAATGACCCTTCCCAGCTGGCTGATCAATAAGGCTGACAAGCAAGCTGACAAGGGCGGAATTACCGCACCTTTTTTTATGGCCTTTACTCTTGCACTGGTTTCTTTTTCTTGCACTGGTCCGCTTGTTGGTGCGATACTGGTTGAATCTGCCGGTGGACAGATCCTTAAACCCATCATTGGTATGCTGGGTTTTTCACTTGCATTTGCACTCCCGTTTACTATTTTTGCTTTTTTCCCGTCATGGCTTGGTAGCCTGCCAAAATCCGGTGGCTGGCTTAATTCGGTAAAAGTTGTACTTGGATTCATCGAACTGGCACTTGGTCTGAAATTTCTCAGCATAGCTGACCAAACCTATCATTGGGGAATTCTTGACAGAGAAGTTTACCTCGCACTTTGGATAGTCATCTTCACACTTATGGGATTCTATCTGCTTGGTAAGCTTAAATTTGCTCATGACAGTGATGTCCAACATATCAGCGTTACACGTGCAATTCTTGCCATATTTACCTTTTCTTTTGTGGTGTACATGATTCCCGGCATGATCGGTGCTCCACTGAAGAAATTATCCGGTTATATGCCGCCTCAGACCACCCTTGATTTTGATCTCAATAAAATCATCCGCGACAATATCAAGCTCAGCGGAGGTATAAATGAAGTCTCCAATTCTGAAATCTGTGATAAACCGAAGTATTCTGATATTCTTGACTTGCCACATGGATTGGAAGGCTATTTCGACTATGAACAAGGTCTTACCTGCGCAAAGCAACAAAATAAACCGGTTTTTATCGATTTCACAGGGCATGGTTGCGTGAATTGTCGTGAGATGGAGGCCAATGTATGGTCTGATCCGAAAGTTCTTAAACGTCTCAAGGAAAATTATATCGTCATCGCTCTTTATGTGGATGATAAGACAAAAATACCAGAATCAGAATGGATAACATCAACATACGATGGTAAGGTAAAAAATTCTGTTGGGAAAAAATATGCCGATTTTCAAATAACCAGGTTCAATGTTAACGCTCAACCATATTATGTGTTGCTTGACCATAAGGGAGAATTGTTAACCGATCCGAGGGCATATAACCTTAATGTTGAGGCATTTGTTGATTTTCTTGACAAAGGTATTGCGGAATTCAAGAGAAGGAATGGCTCAAAATAA
- the tilS gene encoding tRNA lysidine(34) synthetase TilS, whose protein sequence is MFKAFLDYITLEKLFKSGDRILLAVSGGMDSVAMTTLFQRAGFSFGIAHCNFGLRGADSDADLLFVQAMAERLHVTFFSKKMDTLAYASDKGLSIQMAARELRYEWFEELLATYDYQYLATAHHADDQIETLFINLIRGTGITGLHGILPKHDKIIHPMLFTFREDIEKFIIENDLAYRTDNSNLSLKYLRNQIRLQLIPILRSIEPDYQRIITESIYRIREAESIYHEHVKARLDGIIQTDKSVTKILIENVKSLKSQKSYIFEMLSPYGFNYPTVERIISALDEIPGKQFISKSHRLLKDREYLIIYRKDLTDKDVPDNILIDNDILFLDDPLRLKFSVIEEWKNNIVTDQPSVACLDYDELTFPLELRKWKKGDYFYPFGSKGRKKISDFFIDEKMSLYEKENTWLFISGEAIIWVIGKRIDNRYCITAKTRKIFQIKLFTD, encoded by the coding sequence ATGTTTAAAGCCTTTCTGGATTATATTACCTTAGAAAAACTATTTAAATCCGGTGACCGGATTTTATTAGCAGTCAGCGGCGGTATGGATTCTGTCGCTATGACAACACTGTTCCAACGGGCTGGATTTTCATTTGGAATTGCTCATTGCAACTTTGGTCTGAGAGGTGCTGATTCTGATGCAGACCTTTTATTCGTTCAAGCAATGGCAGAGCGACTGCATGTTACCTTCTTTTCAAAAAAAATGGATACCTTGGCTTATGCAAGTGATAAAGGATTGTCCATCCAAATGGCAGCAAGGGAATTACGCTATGAATGGTTTGAAGAGTTACTGGCGACATATGATTATCAGTATCTGGCCACCGCTCATCATGCCGACGACCAGATCGAAACACTTTTCATTAATCTCATCAGGGGAACAGGCATTACTGGATTACATGGTATCCTACCCAAACATGACAAGATCATCCACCCTATGCTATTTACATTCCGCGAGGATATTGAGAAGTTTATCATTGAGAATGATCTGGCATACAGAACAGATAACTCTAATTTGTCTCTAAAATATCTCCGTAATCAGATAAGGCTTCAGCTGATTCCAATCCTTAGAAGTATAGAACCTGACTATCAGAGGATAATCACAGAGTCAATTTACAGGATCAGGGAAGCAGAATCCATTTATCATGAACACGTGAAAGCCAGACTGGATGGCATAATTCAGACCGATAAATCGGTGACCAAAATATTGATTGAAAACGTCAAATCTCTAAAATCTCAGAAAAGTTATATCTTTGAGATGCTTTCTCCATATGGATTTAACTACCCTACTGTAGAACGGATCATTTCCGCTCTTGATGAAATACCAGGTAAACAATTTATTTCAAAATCCCACAGATTACTTAAAGACAGGGAGTACCTGATCATATACAGAAAAGATCTCACAGACAAAGATGTTCCTGATAATATCCTGATTGACAATGATATTCTGTTCCTGGATGATCCCCTCCGGCTGAAATTTAGTGTCATCGAAGAATGGAAGAATAATATTGTCACAGATCAACCCTCTGTTGCTTGCCTGGATTATGATGAATTGACATTCCCTCTTGAATTGCGCAAATGGAAAAAAGGCGATTATTTCTATCCATTTGGTTCAAAAGGGAGAAAAAAAATAAGTGATTTTTTTATCGACGAAAAAATGTCACTGTATGAAAAAGAAAATACCTGGTTGTTTATTTCAGGTGAAGCCATAATATGGGTGATTGGTAAAAGAATCGATAACCGTTACTGTATTACAGCAAAGACTAGGAAGATTTTTCAAATTAAACTATTTACAGATTGA
- a CDS encoding 2-oxoacid:ferredoxin oxidoreductase subunit beta, with protein sequence MANEFQTEDLSTPIVSKEDFKLDQPVKWCAGCGDYAILSSVQNALPEVGVRKEDVVIVSGIGCSSRFPYYINTYGFHGLHGRGSAVASGIKIANPKLSVWQITGDGDCMAIGGNHFIHLVRRNIDINILLFNNRIYGLTKGQFSPTSPKGLKTKSSPDGTIESPFIPGELVMGSQGTFFARIPDTEPQRMKEVFVEAAKHKGTSVVEILQNCVIFNNGIHYSITSKELKDDHQIYLEHGKPMIFGKNKNKGLMLKGMRLKVVTIGVNGISEQDILIHNAKSPDDALHYMLVRMTLPEYPVATGVIRSYDDNVYEDVMEAQIKKAREENKIKTVDDLMNSGNVWEI encoded by the coding sequence ATGGCAAATGAATTTCAGACCGAAGATTTATCCACGCCGATAGTTTCTAAAGAAGATTTCAAGCTGGACCAGCCTGTTAAATGGTGTGCCGGTTGTGGTGACTATGCCATCCTCTCGTCAGTTCAGAATGCCTTACCTGAAGTAGGAGTCAGAAAAGAGGATGTCGTGATAGTTTCAGGCATCGGTTGTTCATCACGGTTTCCATACTATATCAATACCTATGGTTTTCATGGACTTCATGGAAGGGGCTCCGCTGTTGCCTCCGGCATAAAAATCGCCAATCCTAAACTCAGTGTATGGCAGATAACCGGTGACGGCGATTGTATGGCAATTGGAGGAAATCATTTTATTCACCTGGTCCGAAGAAATATTGACATTAATATTTTACTCTTTAACAATAGGATTTATGGCCTGACTAAAGGACAGTTCTCTCCCACATCGCCAAAAGGTCTCAAAACTAAAAGTTCTCCTGATGGAACAATTGAATCTCCATTCATTCCAGGTGAATTGGTCATGGGCTCCCAGGGAACTTTTTTTGCACGGATTCCTGATACCGAGCCACAGCGGATGAAGGAAGTTTTTGTTGAGGCCGCTAAACATAAAGGTACATCAGTGGTTGAAATTTTACAGAATTGCGTTATATTCAATAATGGCATTCATTACTCAATTACAAGTAAAGAATTGAAAGATGATCACCAGATCTATCTGGAACACGGAAAGCCTATGATTTTTGGCAAAAACAAAAATAAAGGCCTGATGCTTAAAGGTATGCGGTTGAAGGTTGTTACAATTGGTGTAAATGGAATTAGTGAGCAGGATATCCTGATTCATAATGCGAAAAGTCCTGATGATGCTTTGCATTATATGCTTGTACGCATGACCCTGCCTGAATATCCAGTTGCAACAGGTGTTATCAGATCTTATGATGACAATGTCTATGAGGATGTAATGGAAGCACAGATCAAAAAAGCAAGAGAAGAAAATAAGATCAAAACGGTTGACGACCTAATGAACAGTGGGAATGTCTGGGAAATCTAG
- a CDS encoding 2-oxoacid:acceptor oxidoreductase subunit alpha, producing the protein MVKKKRKIIEIDDAVVKFAGDSGDGMQLTGTQFSDTSAFVGNDLSTFPDYPAEIRAPQGTVAGVSGFQVHIGHKEVKTPGDLADVLVAMNPAALKTNLKWVKTGATIIIDIDNFESKQYKKAGYETDPLEDGTLDGFNIVKAPITTLNKSIVIEMGLDSKTADKTKNQFAVGILYWLFDRDLNFGEQFLDDKFKSKPQLALANKKVLRAGYDYAETIETLESRFQILPIKERKGLFRNITGNNAVAWGFLAASERSGLPLFLGSYPITPASEILQELSKRKHLGVKAFQAEDEIAGINSAIGASFAGNLAVTTTSGPGLALKSEAIGLAVITELPLVIVDVQRGGPSTGLPTKSEQGDLLQALYGRNGESPVIVIAASSPANCFDYAFKACKLSIEHMTPVILLTDGYLANGSELWKIPKMSDLPEIVPRFVKDNDPDFKPYRRDLQTLSRLWALPGQEGLRHRVGSLEKEDVTGIVSHDPLNHEKMVRLREEKVQRVANYIPELQLDGEDSGDLLVIGWGGTYGSLLSAVQDLQREGKSISLAQFNYIKPLPKNTKDILNGFKKIVVCELNLGQFAIYLRSQFPQYAYLQYNKVQGLPFMIYELKLKFNQILEEL; encoded by the coding sequence ATGGTTAAGAAAAAGAGAAAGATCATCGAAATTGATGATGCAGTTGTAAAATTTGCCGGTGATTCTGGGGATGGAATGCAACTGACAGGGACGCAATTTTCTGATACATCTGCTTTTGTCGGGAATGACCTATCGACATTTCCTGACTATCCTGCTGAAATCAGAGCACCTCAAGGCACAGTTGCCGGTGTCTCGGGATTTCAGGTGCATATCGGTCACAAGGAGGTAAAAACCCCAGGAGATTTAGCAGATGTTCTCGTTGCAATGAACCCTGCAGCTCTGAAAACCAACTTAAAATGGGTAAAAACCGGTGCAACTATTATTATCGATATTGATAACTTCGAATCCAAACAATATAAAAAAGCAGGATATGAAACTGATCCACTGGAAGATGGGACATTAGATGGATTCAATATCGTCAAAGCTCCCATTACGACCTTGAATAAATCTATTGTAATAGAAATGGGCCTTGATAGCAAAACCGCTGATAAGACCAAGAACCAGTTTGCTGTTGGTATTCTGTACTGGTTGTTTGACCGTGACCTGAATTTTGGAGAACAGTTTCTTGATGATAAATTTAAATCTAAACCTCAACTGGCTCTGGCAAACAAGAAAGTACTCAGGGCGGGTTACGATTATGCAGAAACCATAGAAACACTTGAATCCAGATTTCAAATACTTCCTATCAAGGAGCGTAAAGGTTTATTCAGGAACATAACTGGCAATAATGCCGTTGCATGGGGTTTTCTTGCTGCCTCCGAGCGGTCAGGACTCCCGCTTTTCCTGGGATCTTATCCAATAACCCCAGCCTCAGAGATTCTCCAGGAGCTAAGTAAAAGGAAACACCTTGGTGTGAAGGCTTTCCAGGCTGAAGACGAAATTGCAGGTATTAACTCAGCTATTGGTGCCAGCTTTGCAGGTAACCTCGCTGTTACAACAACATCAGGACCCGGATTGGCGCTTAAAAGCGAAGCTATTGGGTTAGCAGTCATCACAGAGTTACCTTTAGTTATTGTCGATGTCCAGCGTGGAGGCCCATCAACAGGATTACCTACCAAATCTGAACAGGGAGATTTGCTTCAGGCCTTATATGGAAGAAACGGTGAAAGTCCAGTCATCGTTATTGCCGCTTCATCACCTGCAAATTGCTTCGATTACGCCTTTAAGGCGTGTAAACTGTCCATTGAACATATGACCCCGGTAATACTTCTCACTGATGGATATCTGGCAAATGGTTCTGAATTATGGAAAATACCGAAGATGTCTGATTTACCGGAAATAGTGCCCCGATTTGTAAAAGATAATGATCCCGATTTTAAACCTTACCGTCGAGACCTTCAAACATTGAGCCGGTTATGGGCATTGCCCGGACAGGAAGGATTAAGACATCGCGTGGGAAGCCTGGAAAAAGAAGACGTGACAGGTATCGTATCACATGATCCTCTCAATCACGAAAAGATGGTCAGATTACGGGAAGAGAAAGTTCAGCGCGTTGCGAATTATATTCCTGAATTGCAGCTTGACGGAGAAGACTCAGGAGACCTCCTCGTCATCGGCTGGGGTGGAACCTACGGCTCCTTGCTCAGTGCAGTCCAGGATCTCCAACGGGAAGGAAAAAGTATTAGCCTGGCTCAGTTCAATTATATTAAACCTCTTCCCAAGAATACTAAAGATATCCTTAATGGATTCAAAAAAATAGTAGTCTGTGAACTGAACCTTGGACAGTTTGCTATTTATCTGCGCTCTCAGTTTCCCCAATACGCATATTTGCAGTACAATAAAGTTCAAGGGCTACCCTTCATGATATATGAGTTGAAGCTGAAGTTCAATCAAATTTTGGAGGAATTATAA
- a CDS encoding 4Fe-4S binding protein: MAYKISDDCTACGTCIDECPVDAISEGEIYVINPDICTDCGSCADVCPVEAIHPE; the protein is encoded by the coding sequence ATGGCTTACAAAATATCAGACGACTGTACAGCATGTGGCACATGTATCGATGAATGTCCGGTTGACGCCATTTCTGAAGGCGAAATATATGTTATAAATCCGGATATTTGTACTGACTGTGGGTCATGTGCCGACGTATGCCCTGTTGAAGCAATACATCCAGAATAG